The genomic interval TAGCGGCGATAGACCTGAGCGGTCGCATAGTGGCGCTCCACAGCGAGAGAAACATGCCTGTCGGCGAGGTCTTTAGGTTCATAAGCGACGTTGGCCATCCGGTCATCGTTGCCACCGATGTAAACCCCGCCCCGGGGTTCGTCGAAAAAATAGCCCGCTCCTTCAAGGCCAACCTCTTTGTCCCCAGGGAAAGCCTCCGCGTTGAGGAGAAGAACGAACTCCTGCGGAACCTCGGGGTAAGCGTTGACGACGACCACCAGAGGGATGCTCTGGCGGCGGCCTACAAGGCCTATCTCCGCCTGAAGCCCAAGCTGGAGCACGTTGATTCCAAACTCCGCGAGGCGGGACTCACGAGAAAAGCCGACGAGATAAAAGCTCTGGTCATTCAGGGTTACAACCTCGGGGAGGCCATGCAGAAAGTTACACTGCGCGAAAGGCCAAAGGAGGAAGAGGCACCAGAGGAGAGGCCGAGTGTCGATGTCACGCCCTACATAAAGCGCATCCGCGAGCTGGAGAGGAGGGTAGAGTTCCTTGAGAGGGAAAACGCCGAACTGAGAGAGATAATAAAGGAGCAGAGGAGGACGATAGGTAGGCTTGAGAGACGCATAGCTGACTACGACGAGGAGGTCAGGAAGAAGGTTCTCCGCGAGAGGGAGCTTGAGGCGAAGGTTAAGCGCATAGAGGTTCTTGAGAAGCAGCTCCGCGAGGCCAAGGCCGTCATAGAGCGCCTGAGCAGGGACCTTGTCCACGTGAAGAGGATGAACGTGGTGGAGATAAGGGGCTCTGCCGTCCCCCTGAAGGTCATGAACGTCCTCAGCTGGCGCGAGCTCGAAAAGCTGGAGCGCGAGATAGGCGTAAAGCGGGGCGATGTTCTGTTCGTGGTGAACCCCGCCGGTGCGGGGAGGGCCATAGCGGAGGAGCTGGTTGAGAAGGGAATCCGGGCGCTGATAACGGAAAAGCCACTGCCCGAGTCCGTCAGAGAGGTTCTCAGGGAAGCGCACGTCCCATTCTTCACGGGCGATGAACTCGACGTCAAACGTGTTGATGAGTTCGCTGTTGTCGAACGGGAGACCCTTGAGCGGGCCATAGAGACGCTTCTGGCGGAGTGGGAGAAGGAGGACCGGGAAAAAGAGGCCGAGAAGTTCCTGAGGCTCATTGAGGAGTACAGGCTGGAAAGGTTGAAGGAGCTGAAAAGGAAGGCGGCGGAGGAGAGCCGGAAGCCCTGACCGGCCTCCTTCTGGAGTTGATGTTACATGGAGACCGAGGTTAAGGTGACCCTGACTGCCACGGGCATCATCTTCGTGGGATTCCTTACCGGGCTCTACTACCGGAGGGTGGATCACGTACTCAGAACCCTGTGGACTATGGGGCTTCTTGTGGGCTTAATGCTGGTTCAGCGCACTTTTAAGCCTCCCCGGGGCGTCATCGGAGCCCTTTTGGGGCCCCTGTTCAACGTCAGGACCGTCATGATACTGGCGATATTCCTGGCCGTTCATGTGAGCCTCGTGAACGTCCCCTTCACCCACTACGACCTGTTTCACAGGGAGTGGAGAAACGCCGACATGATAAGCCACTTCCTCGGAGGGTTGGTCCTCTGGCTGATGATAGCAGAGGTTCTCAGCGGTCTCTCAAGGGAGGGCTTTGGAATATCCCGGAGGGAGGTGATCCTCTACTCCTTCTTGATATTCTACGGCCTTGCCCTTGGGTGGGAAATCGCAGAAAAGCTCAGCGAGGGCAGTATAGGTTTCATACAAGAGAGCACACTCAACAAGCTCAGGGACGTCGTCATGGACACTCTGGGGGCTTTCTCTGGCCTCTGGCTGGTGGCGAGAAAAGGGTACCCGTTTGAGCTGTCTGATTAGACCCTGCTCAGGATCTCCCTGAGGGTCCGGAGGTACTCAGCCGTTTCCCCGGCCCCTTTCTCCGTTATCCTCACTGCGGTTCTGGGCCTGTCGGCTATAACCTTGTAGATTTCAACGTAGCCGGCCCTTTCAAGGGTTTTAAGGTGGGAATCCAGGTTGCCGGGGGTGACGTCGAGAACTCCGAGGAGGTCCCTGAAGAGCACCCTCTCCCTGGGCAGGAGGTAGAGCATTATGGCGAGCCTTATTGGATTGCCCAGAGTGTGGTTCTTCGTCAGCTCCCTGATGGCCTCCATGGTCTCACCGCTCTATCGCTTTGAAGGCCGAGTAGATGTAGAGCAACACGGCCAGCGAGAACCCCAGACCAACGAGGAAGCCTGCCCACGCCATTGCCCCGGACTCCATGCCCCTGGCGACGGGTACCCCCATGGCCGGAATGAGGAACGCTGGGACTATCTCACGCTCGATTCCTCCGTATTTGGCAAAGACCAGCCACATCGCGAAGACCGAGAATGCTATGAAACTCAGGAACCCAACGGCCATGCTCGCCTCTGCGTTGACCCCGAGGTGCATTCCGGGTATAACTCCCCACCCGAGGACTATTCCCGTGATCCAGGCCAGGGTTATCAGAATCCCTCCAGTTGTCGAGACCTCTGCTTTCCTCCCCGTAATCCGTCCGAGCCTCTGGAGCCGCCTCCATACCTTTCCGGTAAACCCCATGGCGGCGATGAAGGCAACGGGCCAGTATACAAGGTTGAACTGCCAGGAAGGCTTGAACACGCCTATGATGGTGTAGTAGAACAGCATCACAGAAAGCCATGCCCCAAAGTTCATCGCCCCGTACATCTTTCCGGCCGCTATCAGCTTGCCTTCAACCCTCTCCAGCACGTCCTTCAGCTCCCTAACTTCCTCCATACTTTCCACCCTCCAAGAATATGGCGGCGGATTATTTATAGGGTGGGGTTTCTCTGGGTTTCAGAATCATTCGGTACCTTTGATGCCGGGATGTGAAGATACTATTAAATACAGGGTAACCGTTTATCTTGGATTGGTGGTGATGCTATGGAGCTTCTCAGCACGGGAATCCAGGTTCTTGACGAGGCGCTTGGGGGCGGCCTTTTGGAGGACAGCAATCTCCTCATCGTCTACGATAGGTACTCAAAGGGCTGGGCTCTGGCTTTTGAGATACTAAAAAACCGCATAGCGCTGGGAGACTTCGGGGTCATCATCGATTCGGTTCTCCCATTTTCGGCACTGGCTATGGAACTGAAGGCGGTCAATTTTGACGTGGAAGCTGAAGGAAAAGGGGGAAATCTTGCCATTGTAGACCTGTTCTCTTCCTTCTATGGGGTGGAATATTCTCAGGGGTTTATTTACACCTCTAACATGGATCCCGGGACGTTTCTTCCAAAGTATGAACGGGTGTACCGCAGACTTCTGGGGGAGCGTATTGGAGACAGACGTCCCGTCGGAATCGATGTCACCATCGATGGGCTCGCCTTCCTGCTCGGCACGGAGAACTTCATCTCGACGTTTCAGAGACTCATGGCCGAGAAGGAGAGGGCAAGGATCACCGAGAGAAGAAAGAGGCCCCTCAATATCTTTCTCTTGAACAAGGGCAGGGCCTCCGAAAAGCTGGTCTCTTGGGTATCGCTGTACAGTCAGTACGTGATCGAGTTCGTTTCCCCCGATGCTCCCTTTGAGGAGAGAATGGTGATAAGAAAATCCCCCCTGCCCGACTTCAACCCGCTGAAGAGCCAGTACCGGTTCAGGATTTTAGGGGGACGCGTGGTGCTTATGCCTCTCTGATTTTTCCTCCACCTGCAGTTTGAACTGGCAGGCCTTGCATATCTCGCCCGTTGTGGGCTGTCCGCAGATTCTGCACCTGTTGAGCTCGCTCGTTTTCTTCGTGTAGGTCTTCGCTATGAGCGGGAAGAGCTTATCGTAGCTCCTCAGTATCTGATATTTCGTCCCCGGGTGCCTCTCCTCCATCTCATTTATCCAGTCCCGGATCTCGGCCCTAAAAGCTTCCACCGCGTAGGGGCACTCACTGAAATCGACCTCTATGCCGTTGAGGATAGCGTAGAGGACTATCTCCTTCTCGGGAATCTCGCGCAGGGGCTTTATCCTTGGAACTAGCTCCGGGTGAATCTCCTCGTAGTATGGGCCAGTTCTCCCCAGGCGCGCTATGTCTCCTCTCATGATGTTCATCAAAAACATCTGAACCTCGTCATCCAAGTTGTGGCCGACGGCCAGCTTGTCCGCTCCTACGTCCTTCGCCGCGTAGTTGAGCAGCCACCTCCTCCAGACGCCGCAGTAGGAGCATGCACCGACCCTCTCGCCCTTCTCAAAGCTTCCCATTATCTCGACCGTTTCATCCAGGGAAAATCCGATGTGGTTCTTAAACGAATATATCCGGTGTTCTATCTCCAGCTTCTCCGCGTTCCTCCTTGCTATCTCAACGCTCGGGGGCCTGTAGCCTGCTATCCCCTCATCGATCGTTATCGCGACCAGCTCGAAGGGGAACTTCTCGCGGAGCTTCGCGAGAAGGTGCATGAGGACGACGCTGTCCTTTCCGCCGCTCACACCGACGGCTATCCTCTCGCCTTTCTCTATGAGCCGGTACTTTTTAACGGTCTCCTTGAACTTTTTCTCCACCATCTCGTTGAAGTGTTTCCTGCAGTAGTACCTGCCGGTGTAGCGTGCGTGGTAGACGGCTGACCTTCCGCACTTTGAGCACTTCATCCGCTCACCCATTTAGGCCGGAAAAAGAGGGGTTAAAAAAGTTGGGCTCAGCCCACAAGATTGACCAGTGCTGGCCACAGGTTGAGTGCCAAAAGGAACAGCCCGACACCTATTGTGAAGTACCTCACCGGCTTGGCAATCCTCTCCGGAAGGTAGGTCTTGACGACGTCGTCGAGCATCCTGCCTCCGTCGAGGGGCACCAGCGGGAAGAGGTTCATCAGCCCTATCCCCAGGTTGAGCACGTATATCCAGTAGAATGCGAAGAACAGCGGCAGCACCACGTTCTCATAGCCTATCTTTGAGACCACGTGCTGTGCGGGGTATATCCCGATGTAGCCCTTCTCCGGGTCCTCGGGGTGGGCCCCCAGTTTCAGCTGGAGGTTTATCTCCTCCCCGTTTCTGAGCACCGTGAGCGTCACGAGCTGCCCGGGTTTGGTCGTGTTCATGAAGTTTAT from Thermococcus sp. carries:
- a CDS encoding DUF460 domain-containing protein; this translates as MISENPKRFAVVSWFNGRLERKGEFTLYRLIRFIQSKRPDIVAMDSVTELGDDLRKFLRALPGGTKLVQVTGRPGEQRSLQSLAREHGIRTTDRFDPYEEAKLSALLASKGVGYEVLAFEDEVVIKVTRGRSHGKGGWSQDRYRKRVHNLVRDKVREIEDRLRRANIPFDLEVEEKDYGLAKGEFRVYASREELMGLIKPARGGDVEVRIQPVERAELGFTPLRGEEAIHERRSIIVGIDPGITVGIAAIDLSGRIVALHSERNMPVGEVFRFISDVGHPVIVATDVNPAPGFVEKIARSFKANLFVPRESLRVEEKNELLRNLGVSVDDDHQRDALAAAYKAYLRLKPKLEHVDSKLREAGLTRKADEIKALVIQGYNLGEAMQKVTLRERPKEEEAPEERPSVDVTPYIKRIRELERRVEFLERENAELREIIKEQRRTIGRLERRIADYDEEVRKKVLRERELEAKVKRIEVLEKQLREAKAVIERLSRDLVHVKRMNVVEIRGSAVPLKVMNVLSWRELEKLEREIGVKRGDVLFVVNPAGAGRAIAEELVEKGIRALITEKPLPESVREVLREAHVPFFTGDELDVKRVDEFAVVERETLERAIETLLAEWEKEDREKEAEKFLRLIEEYRLERLKELKRKAAEESRKP
- a CDS encoding transcriptional regulator is translated as MEAIRELTKNHTLGNPIRLAIMLYLLPRERVLFRDLLGVLDVTPGNLDSHLKTLERAGYVEIYKVIADRPRTAVRITEKGAGETAEYLRTLREILSRV
- a CDS encoding TIGR00269 family protein: MKCSKCGRSAVYHARYTGRYYCRKHFNEMVEKKFKETVKKYRLIEKGERIAVGVSGGKDSVVLMHLLAKLREKFPFELVAITIDEGIAGYRPPSVEIARRNAEKLEIEHRIYSFKNHIGFSLDETVEIMGSFEKGERVGACSYCGVWRRWLLNYAAKDVGADKLAVGHNLDDEVQMFLMNIMRGDIARLGRTGPYYEEIHPELVPRIKPLREIPEKEIVLYAILNGIEVDFSECPYAVEAFRAEIRDWINEMEERHPGTKYQILRSYDKLFPLIAKTYTKKTSELNRCRICGQPTTGEICKACQFKLQVEEKSERHKHHASP